The DNA sequence AAGCCACTACAAGAAGATGGAGCACCGGAATTCTGAGGTTGAAGTCTTCTGGGACTTCTCGAAAGCCGTGTATGAGACGGGACCCGAACCCGTGGATGGGTTCTACGTGTTGGTCACCGTTGATTCTGAATTGGGTCTCGCTCTCGGCGACATGGCACCGCGAGAAGCCATCTCCAAGAAGCTCGGGGTTTGCGCGGGCGGGGATACGGTGAAATTCTCCATGGTTTCGCGGCGGGAGCATTTGTCGGGCGACTCGGTGTACAGCACCAAGGCGCGGTTCGGCAAGACGGGCGTCGTGCACGACGTTCTGATCAAGCGTAGAGACGAAAGCGAGGGGCAGAAGTATCCGGTCCTATGCGTTTACGTGGACAACAAGATCGTGCTGAGAGTGAAGAGGCTGCAGTGGAACTTCCGGGGGAGCCAGACGATCTTCGTGGACGGCTCCGCGATCGACCTGCTGTGGAACGTGCACGATTGGTTCTTCGGCCCAGGGACCGGATGGGCGACGTTCATGTTCAGGATGAGAAACGAAACATCGGCGTCGGCCACGGGCGACAGCGAAAGGTTTCGGTTGGAAGACAAGTTGGAGGAGATgcaagaagaggaagaatgTCACAGAGgcgatttttctttattgataTGTGCAAGCAAGAGCGCATGACAGAGACCAGTTCAAATGCATAGCTTCTGGGGATTCTCTCTTCCTTAAGATCTCTTCAAGCCCGAACCAAAACATCGAATTGTAGCTTGTGATCTTTCCTTCATCCGTCTCACGTTACAATGTTAAAAGGAGGTAGGAAAAATACTTTTGAGTTAgcgtttttgtctttttaggcAAACATGGAAGGTGGGGATGAAAATATTCTTCCTTGTTATATTTGTCTTCTTTTGGACCAAAATTCTGTTAATTTGTTGACTAGGGTGTTCTCATCAGAGCTGAGGTGTTAATGTACAATATACAATGATaggtcgctctctctctctctaccccacaaatgaatttttcaagtttaTTTTAAGGGGGTGGGGGAGAGGGGTGGCAAACAGCTAGCATGAGTTGAAAAGCATCCCATGATTGCATGATGTGCATTCATGAGTTGGGTAAATCTCTGCAATTCATGACCTTGAGGGGCCCtctagactctctctctctctctctctctctctctaccatgCCAATTCCCCAAAGCATGCGATCACCAAACCTTCACTCTGTTAATTTCGATTGCACTCTAGACCCTACAGGCAACAAGTTAATCGGGTCACGCCGCAAATTGTTTTTGGATCGCTCAAATCGGATTTCGCGACGTAGTGTTCCTAAGAAGAAAAGTGTAGATCCTCCTAGATTTCGTAAATACCACCGCCGGTTGAATCTAAACATGCTAAATGCATGACCTAATTCTATTTTGGACATATTAATACGCATTCTATGATAACAAAATAAGAGTCAACAACATGTTTCATTTTTTACCGAATGTTCCTTAGGAGAATAACACAA is a window from the Rhodamnia argentea isolate NSW1041297 chromosome 8, ASM2092103v1, whole genome shotgun sequence genome containing:
- the LOC115735559 gene encoding uncharacterized protein LOC115735559, yielding MDSSKSTRRLSCQTQDQKGIPWAFHFYSHHTSPFAIASSLSLSLRALVFVSRLLLLPQKPLRTTMRDIISCFSEDSISFSTPSCSHPSKNAFISPSPLPSVQNAVTCVYKTILSRSKEQLLITISWFTAQTGHQDAIVSFDHDQSSSFRLGASSGLFRKNRSHYKKMEHRNSEVEVFWDFSKAVYETGPEPVDGFYVLVTVDSELGLALGDMAPREAISKKLGVCAGGDTVKFSMVSRREHLSGDSVYSTKARFGKTGVVHDVLIKRRDESEGQKYPVLCVYVDNKIVLRVKRLQWNFRGSQTIFVDGSAIDLLWNVHDWFFGPGTGWATFMFRMRNETSASATGDSERFRLEDKLEEMQEEEECHRGDFSLLICASKSA